The DNA region TAAAAGGTAGCTTTTAACCACAAACCATCCTTCACAAGATAATTTTGATATTAATAAACTAGAAAAATAGTTCgataaaaaaaacaaagacgTACCATATCAGGGAGATAATGCAgtaattaaaaaattacaataagGAACTACAACTTGTCAGTGTTTGGTCTGTCAAAAATACTATTTAGAAAATGacttattttatgaaaaatgcTTGTATTTGATTAGAGAGCGAGAacattttaattgtttttaaaaaactGAATAATAATGTAGAAAATCGAATAgcattttaataaaaattttaagTGTCATAGATTGATAATAATATGTACAATATTAGCTTAGAGCAATGATATGAAGTTTGAATTAACATAATGTGAAAGGAAAATGACTTTCAACTAAAGTAGAGGAAATAGTTTTTTccaatttgatgaaaaaaagtTGTAGTATTTTGTAACCATCACTGAAAAATaacttattttccaaaaaaaaaagatgtcaCATCAATCGCAAGTTATTAGCTACCCATGTGACCTATGAAGTTACACTTTTGGAAGTCTGTAAAAATTACCATAATCTTTATTGTACaatcttaaattaaaataacttttgagaaaaaatgatattaagtaagataaattattaaatttaactTAAATAGTTATATAAATTTACTTCATTTGGGCATTGTGGTCCAACATAGTCTATATCTACTTCCGTTTGATTTATGTAGATCTATTTTCAAgcatatttaaaaaagaataaagacttttgaatcttgtggttcaaaataagtcttgaatatttgtgtggcggTAAGttatttaataaagtaaagttatttttaaattagaaaaaaggtcatttattttgatacgaattaaaaaaaaaataagttcacataaattaaaacaaagagATATATACAAGGTTCCTATGGTCCAAAATGTTCCGAATCTGCGTCTTTCTAAATCAACCACACGGATCCCAAAACCTAAAAgataaaagcaaaagaaaacatgaaaagtttCTACCAGCTCCCACACAAAGTGTAGTGTTTATGtgtatcatcgtcatcatcattttttCTTATTCGTATGTCtccttctgttttttttttttttttaaacgctTCATCATTGCATGCACCTTATAATGGAACCCTAAAGGTCGTCTTCACTCTGCTCTAACACGTGGTTAAATCCTATATCAACACTCAAAAAAACATATCACTCTTTTTGAATGGCTTGTTCTTGTTTAAGCGAAGACACTTGGTTTACTCTTCCTCAAATGAGAAGCACCACCTTACAGGTtcaagaagatcaagaaaactCAGAAAATTCAAGACCCAATTCAGCTATGGGGGAATACCGCTTAGAAAAAGTGTTTCCAGTTTATGCTGTTGGTGTATCGGAGCCTGACCCCAACTTGATCATATCTGTTGCTAACACGGCTTCTACTGTAGGTGACCCTATTTGGGATGCTGTTAAGCTTGAAGCTAAGTTAGAGGTATGTTTTTGTTCATAAAGATTGTAAcctttacatttttttctttctttcttttaaccACTTGTGTGCACCTAACTGTTTCAACCTTGATGCGTTCACAAGAATCCAAACATGTGCATCTAAGAAGAATAATCACTACTTGGGATTTGAACATGTTTTTTTACATAGCTTTACATTAATTTGACCTCGAGAGAACTGTTTCATCCAAGTTACAAagaaccaaaaaggaaaaagatttaTTTCTGCATCTTTCTCCTTAGTTgctattcttttcctttctttgtgaagtgtaattttttcccttttgtttgGTTATAGTCTTTCTTGGGATTTGATTTATATCAGTGGTATAATTGCTAGCTAAGAATTTAAGCCATATTACTTTATTGGAGTACTAGTTTAATGGTTGAAGCAAGTTACTTATCCTTGTTTCCAGTTTACCCATTCACACGTGCTATAGACAGCTACTTAGAGCTTACTTTTAAGATATATATGTTGCTTACCATCTAAAAGTTCATAGcttttggaggatctgacacACATCTGGCGGTAATTTTGaagagtctgagcaacatagCTTAAAAAGTCACCTGATAGATTAACTCTCACAGTTGAGAATGGTGGATATCAATTAAACCCGATATCTAATATTCTCTGTTAGTCTTATGAACAAATGGATGTTTTTGAGTGTCCAAGTGTTTGTAATTTTTCCGGGCGGAGTAAATGTAACAATTTGATAGTGTTATAGTATGAAAGCAGTGGGAGTAGCATATTCAGCAATGGTCAAATGATTGCTCTCTTACAGTAATTTTCTGTTGTGTGTTTTACAGCTTTCTGTCATCAAGAGAACATGTAGAATAAAGATCTGAAATCTACTTTGTAAATTTTTGTAGCTGGATTCTCTCGATTTGTTAGTTTTGCATAgactttgaaaatgtttttagCTGATAGCCTTGTGGAACCATTTAATGTTGTTTCTATTCTGCGATCCAGGCAGAGAAGGAGCCAATATTGAGCAGCTTCTTGTATGCGAGTATCTTAACACATGATTGTTTGGAGCGGGCATTGAGTTTTGTTCTTTCCAATCGGTTGCAAAATGCTACACTTTTGGCAACTCAATTAATGGACATATTTTGTGATGTATTAATGCACAATCGATGCATCCAATGTTCTATTCGACTTGATTTACAGGTGCCATCAAGATCCGGTGAATCTCAAATATATTCTATCTTTATTCTTTTTGACAAGTACTAACAGTTCCTTTTGTCCCTCCCCCTTGACAGGCATGTAAAGATAGAGATCCTTCATGTTTGTCATATTCTTCTGCTCTTTTGTACCTTAAGGTGCAGCGCCCTTGGTCTTTCATTCTATTTATAGCTGattattgataatttttttgttttatcctTTCCATCTTTTCCCTGCCGTGGAACCTCATTTTTATGTCCGCGTCATGTTTGTTGAATATTTGCTTACCCTTACATCAACTTCTTTTCGCAAGATGCtatcaattaaaatactaaatccAGTGAACTTGTAAATGGACCTCATTAAGTTTACTCTTGGTTTTTATTTGTTCTCCTGGATTCTTAGCAAGGCAAACTATCTATTTAGCAAGTCCGTTTCTTATCTTAAAACCTCCATGCTTCATATCAGTTTTCCTTTACCACCGCAAACTATCTATTTAGCAAGTCTGTTTCTTATCTTAAAACCTCCGTGCTTCTTATCAGTTTCCCTTTACCACCGCCTTTAGTTGATTTATAGAGAGAGGACACAGGACAAGAGAATTATGGTTCTCTCCACTGAGGATTTTGCGTTCTGAAAATTGATTGCAAATTGTCAAAATCCTGATATCAAAATTAATCTTTTTAGGGTTATCATTCTTTACAAACACATAGAGTTGCACATGCGTTATGGAATCAAGGGCGCAAAGTCTTGGCACTGGCGTTACAAAGTCGAGTTAGTGAGGTAATCTTATATCCTCTACTTGGTGATAGCCATCTTATCATTATCAATGGCACTGGGTAATATAAAATTATCACTTCAATACAGGTCTTTGGAGTTGATATACATCCAGGTAATCATTTAGTTTCTCCACCTCGCTACTGCACCAAAAGATATGATTTCTGTATATTCTTGTCAGTTATATTCTCACAAGAGTTACCTTCATAAAAACTACCAGTCAATTATCTTATTAGTGGACCTGCATCAGATAAATATGACTAGGTTATACCTATGTTTGCCTTAAAACAGCTGCCAAAATTGGAGAGGGAATTCTTCTGGATCATGCGACTGGTGTTGTAATTGGTGAAACCGCTGTCATAGGGAATAGAGTTTCACTTATGCAGGTGAGTTATGCTGATTCCTCTATGTTGAGTGTTAGTGTGTCATTTAATACCAATTTCCTGCACTGTGGCTTATGTGATTGTGGTTAGGATATGATAGTTAAGTTTTTGCTTATTCATGTTGCCTTCATATTAAAAGATCTAACAGAAATTTGAGTATCATGGCTATGGTAAAATACAGGTATTTATATGCCTGATAACCTTTTTTCGAGTTCTTCAAGCATGCAATGTTAACAAATTAATGATCAGACGTTTTCATTGTCTTGTATCCACCAAGATGTTTGAAACATCCAGAGCTAAACTTAAATTAGTATAGGGGATATATACAGCTGATAAACTTGGATAAATTTTTTGTGCTCTCATCATGTGAGCCCTCTTGGTTTGTTCTAtcaatcaaattctttcatttcTAGCCTTGTTGACTATCCTTGAACTTGCAGATGGTACATTTCTCCAcatgcgattttttttttaaaaaaaaaacagtccACATGCACTGTTTTAATTTTTACTTACCACATTGAGCCTCCTACTTCagccttctttttcttttttctttttcgttaGCTGATAAACCAGAGCAATAGGTTAATTTCAGCAGATACTTTCGTTCTTTTGATGGTTTTTGACAATATTCTGCTATTGTAAAGGTTGGTAGAGAAGTTGCACAACTAAATCCTTTCTTTGGAGCTTGTCAGCATTGCGCTTTTAAGtgattgattgaatttggataGATCACTTTCAGTGAGTGAATTTCAGTTTATTCTATAATTTTAAGTTTACAAGTAAAATTTCAGTTCAGCATCAGTCACTTTTCAAATCATGTATCCTTATATAAGTGTAGAGAAATACTGTAGGACCCCTTCCACCCCCAAcgacccccctcccccccccgcCCCCTCCTCCTTCCTTGCAGAGCTCTGCCAGTTCATGAGGTGTGgattctttctcttgaattttttgtGGCAGGTATACGATCTAATCTATGTGGCATATGCTGAAGAGAGTAGAGATTTAAGAATAAGCTCATATACCCACCAGAATGTAATTGTAGACACGAGGGGAAGCCTGTCAAAAAAGTTCTGCACCTATGGGCAACGGTATATTTCTCGTGTAGTGATTTCTGGTGATGTCCAGAGGTGGCAACTAGCGCGAATCCTTCTCTgtgaaaggaaaaggaagccTTATGCACTATTACCTAAAGAATTCATTCCGTCACCTAGACTATCATCAATCTGTGCTATATAAGCTGGGCAACTGAATTTCATAAGAAAGTTCATATGTGCTTCTTCTATCCTGAAGATAGTCCGAATTTCCTTTTTGGTCAGTCTCAAAGTACTGTCTACTTTTCTAAAATGGGAAGTCAATACACTTTATGCGACAAAAATATTGGTTGCTTGTTACGCTCATCAGTATTCCTCCATCTTATAAACTCAATACACGGCCCATGTCCTTGCAACAAAATACTAAACAACTTGTAATTTTAATTCTTGTCCTAATAACCGCACGAAGTCAAAGCCGGACAAAATTTGGTAGGGGATTAGTAGCATTTTACTTGCCTTGGCCAATTCAGGGAAAGGTTCTTTTACTTGTCGTTTGACCAACTTAAACTTCCAAACCCCGAATCCATAATGAAGCCCATTTATTGGCTCCCAGGGGCTGAGAGGGTTATAAGTAGACAGTCCTGCATGAACTCGTGCTCCAACCAACTTAAACTTTCAATCTCTGGATCCTATTGTGAAGCTCATTTATTGCCTTGCATCTGCTAAATGGGTTATGATTAGACAGTAGACACCCAGGCTCTTCTTCATGTATTTGTCTTTAACATAGAATAACTTATTAACCATTCTCCACATCATGTCTGTAGATTCATTTTGGAGAGATGTTTGTCGTAGAAATTTTGTGtaggacactttttttttatctaaataGATTTTGTTCAGGGTGTAACTTTAGGAGGTACTGGAAAAGAAATTGGTGATAGGCATCCCAACATAGGTCAAGGTGCACTTATTGGAGCTAGTGCAACTATACTTGGAAATATAAAAATAGGGGAAGGTGCAATGGTTGGTGCTGGTTCCCTTGTAATGAAGGATGTTCCTCCCCACAGGTTGAATACTATATATTATGAACTGCTGGTTTATCTGTAAAATAGTCTGATAATACATGATGTACATGTGCCTTCTTTTGGTTTTACAGCATGGTGACAGGAATACCCGCAAAGGTGATTGGTTATGTAGATGATCAAGATCCATCTTTAACTATGAAGCATGGTATGTCAAAGATGTTTGGTTTAGTAGATTCATTTCTCTctccttattaaaaaaaaaaaaagaaaagtcttCTCCCTTGGAACTCCCTCTATTGCAGTTGGTTTTGTTATGATAAATATGccacatatgcatgtatatagaAGTATAAGTTGGTTGCTTTAAGGAGGAGGGAGAAAAAGAAATGCTGACCTCTCTTGCAAGAGCTAGCTGTTGTGTATTTACTTAAGGAGGAGGAGGAACATGATGGATCTTCTTTATCATGTTGTTTTGGTCCTGGAGGATGGTAAAAGGGAGAATTCTTAAAAGGTTTTCCTGGAAGATCTGATTGGAGTTGCTTTGTTTAAAATACATACGCTTGTCTACATGATATGGGAACAATAAGGGGGAGAAAATATGTTCAACATTTAACCCtaccagtaaaaaaaaataagagattcAACATCGAACCCCTCCCCTAGGAAGACAATGAAATATCCTGTTAGAACCCATTTTAGATTTAAATAAGTGGAACAATGGAATATCAGAGtgtgggagagagagagagaagagtcTCCAAAGTAGCTGTTGAGCAGACTGACGTTATTCTTTTTACTATAAGGACAGAGAGATAATGTCAAAACTTGAGAGAAGGTGCCACGAATTAGAACAAATCAGGTCCTAGATGGAAACTTTAGGCAGAACAGTAATTTGTACGATTGGACAGGTTATATGACCCGTCATGATCAATATTCATCTTTACTCCATCAAATCTTGAAGATGTTTAAGAATGTTGAAGTAAAAGTCATCATGACTTCCTCGCAAGAATTGTTTCTAGTTTCTTTGAATAGTAAGAATTGACATATTAGACATCTGAATCACCAGTCTAATATCCTGATGGCTCATACTGACTGGTTGTACTGAATGTCTTGACATTCCTCTGTAGTTTACAGCGATTTGAGAAATATGAGAATCATAAATTCTGGTGTTTCTTGTTTGATTGCTCATGATACCAACAGTAAACTTTTATTGGATTCCTCATTCCCTTTGCTTGGAAATTAACtgctcatttattttcattgcCCTATTGCAGATGCCAGCAAGGaattttttaaacaagtatCCATTAGATGCAAAGAAGCAAGATCCAACGGTAAGATTTCATTATGCTGTATGTTGTTTATAGTAGGGATATATTTGCCTTAGTTGGAAAGAACCAAGATTCTCCTGTCCGACTTGAGCTTTGCCCCGACAGCAGCTTCTGCCTGGAAGCAAGCTATCCGCTTTGCCACATTTAAATCAATAATAATGCTGTTATATATATTCCAGTTTGGGTGTTCCGTAAGTATAGCCTAGTATCTTTGCTGTTTCCGGACTCCAGTAGCCAAATATGTTGGAAAAGTTCTCTGGACACTTTTAGCAGTCACGAGCGCTCAAGCTTGTCTTGTATTAATTGCATCACATTTCTGGTTAACCATCTGATTTCCACATTATTCTTCTCTGCATCTCTTATTGGCAGGAGCGGTTGCTTAAAAGACGATAGCTCAACATGAGAGATTAATGAAGACACATCTTCATTTGACTTAAATTTACCCCAATTCACTTcaatgggtgaaaatgatttttgtattttcaccatcttgatataggatttctgaaaatagaaaaataaaagctCCTTTAAAGATTGATAATCATTCAATCGACATGTAATGCCATGTAATTTGTGCCCAGATGAATtatgtatttcttttttctggAGATAATCACTTACTTGTATATTAGACTCATCATGTTGCAACACTGTTTGCACTAGCATGAGATCCTTTGAAAATATTTGGACAGACTGTTGTTTATTGTTGAGGAGACATACTTTACCGACAGCCAATTGATGGCCATATAAAAATGGGCTAGAATCATGCAATAGGTATTGCAGAATAGTGTTTTTTCTGGAAGGCAAAGAAAACAGTAACGGTTctcgtttggttggaaaactgAATTCCTCTGTAGCTTTAAAAGATTTTCCAGCAAGGAAATTCAGAACTTTCGATATTCTAAAGAACAGATGCTTCTCCTCATTTTGTATGATATTTTTCACGAGATATTTTGGGTCCAAGTTTGGACCATTCTACTAAcagtatattatataatatatactatgACTTTAAATCTGTCAACAACTCAAAGGAATTTAACTACTTTGAGACTGTCATTTTATCTATCAAACTAAGTTTTTTAATTATCatttcaattctttttcttgCAACTACTAATGTAATATTAgatagaaaatgaaaaataaaaagaagagtgAAAGAGAGAACAgaggttcatcttcttctttttttttcaataggACAGAGGTacttggaaaatattattttccaaaatttcaaccgaccgaacatgagaaaattggaataTTTGATTCTAGACACACGTTAGTTACGTCGTATTACCCCTACTTTCTCTCATTATGCGAGAAGCACCACTCTAAATTCTGACAGCTACTTATTGAGTCAAGTGTTTTGAGTAATTTGCCAAATCAGTTTGATTTGCCAacaatttgcaaaattttcattttaatatAGTAGTAACGTTTAAAAGTTACTAGGAATACTAAGGAAAATGACATTAAAAGTAACCGCGGAAATCCCTATACAAACAATTGAAAATCAGATCTTAATTTGAAGAACTTGGAGCAGTGTGTCTAGCATGACAGGTGAAACGAGTTTTTTGCTGTTTGGGTATTTAAAAGCATCTatcaaaaactaaaaacattttaacattatttatgaggataaattattttttgactaATATTCCAACTTTTATTCCACATTATATTACGATTAACACTTcttatcaatttttttcaaaattaaaataattcataaaaaaaaaactactattccctccgtccattttcaCATATCctgtatactaaaaataaatgttCACTTTATTTATCCAGTTTGaaaaattaagagatgatttaccATTTTGTTCTTATTTGACCTTTACTATTAATtacatttaattaatttcaatcATTAGATAACTTAGTAATAATAAGGGgtgatataataaaattatcattCTATTTACTGCTCTAGGCATGCCAAGTAAAAGTAGACAACGGGAATAAGTATATCTAAATTTCCGAAGTTATTAAAACTCTTAGGTAATAATAAATATTGTTAAGAAAAAGTGTTTGATCAGCAAACCAAATAACCCttggggaaaaaaatatttaaactaaacaagtgaaagttggaaaatgagATTACAAGATACAAATAAAAGCGTTGATGGTATGGTGGAAGCGTGAGATTGCAAGCTCCACCCCACGCGATCTTAGAGCTTCCTTTGCGGACTATTCAGATTTGTCCTTTTGACACTCAAATAATAaagagatttaataatattacaCATCATTTCAATTCTCTCTAATTCTAGATCTGCAGTTCCCCACTGCTTCATCCATACTTACTTCACAGGtcagccctttttttttttttttttaaatcttttccaATTTTAGGTAATGATGCTATGCATACATGTTTGCTCGTTTTCTGTGTTGATACATTGGTAATTTAGCTCCGGTTGTAAAATTGAGGTCGGTTCAATTTCTAGTTAAGCGTAGGATCTGGTTGATACTGTAATCAATTTAGCAGCAGAAATGTGAATTCAACTGTTTAAGTAAGCCTAATTCTCTTTTGTGATTTTCtcctatttctttttctttgcttCCATTAGCTGATAGGAAAAAATATGGGTATGACATATATGCTACTGGTAATAAAGCTCTACTTCTATTGAGTTTCCAGTAGCTCTTTGGAAATAATAGACAAGGAGGCAATTTCCTCTGTGTTTGCGGAAACTAAAGCTACGTTGGTGTGATCAATGTGAGATGCTGATAGAGAGAGATAGTCTATGAAGTTTGCAAGCTTATACCAGCTTCCGTTTAATCCACCAAAACTGAATatttggagtgcaagttcagtgacgtGACCCATGAAGCGGatgtggaagtgaggcttgacACACAGGTCATCCCCAAGACAGGAAGTTTCAAGTACACGGTGGGGTCAGTAATCCACGGTAATTGGGAGATTAACGaggatgtcacacatcgtattggggtCCGGCGTTCTGTGTGATAAGAATGTGCTGCCAAGACTTAAATGTAAGTTCTACAGTGTGGTGGCTAAACCGACTATGTTATATGAGATGGAATGTTGGCCTGTCAAGAACtcccatgtccaaaagatgagaGTAGCAGAGATGAGGATGTTGAGATGGATTTGTGGGCATACCAGGAGAGATACGATTCGGTATAAAAATATTCGGGCCAAGGTGGGAGTGGCTGTGGAGGATAAGATGCGGGAAGTGAGATTGAGATGGTTTAGGAGGAGATGTGCAGATGCCTCAataaggaggtgtgagaggttggccatagTGGGCTTGAGAGGGGTAGAGGTAGGCCTAAGAAGTATTCGATGTGAAGTTTGGAATCTTATACCAGCTAGCTTCCATTTAATCAAATTAGCTTGCATGTTGAATCTTACTATGaaacttttatatattttccaGAATTTTACATTCAAAAtacgagttttttttttttaaaaaaaaaaaaaaaaaactgtggaTACTTAGGAGCTTTTGGAGCCAATGTTAGTGTCATTTTAtctttcattctttaatttCAATTCTGAATTACATGATCAATAATTGTGGATCATTGATCTTGTTTTTTTTGTGATTGTTACTCATTGCAGTTGATGGATGAAACAGTTTAATCCCTACTTCTCAGAAGCATAAGCGGAAATAATGGAGGGAGATATTAGTGGTGGGGCTGCAGATAATCACACGGAAGATGCTAACAAAACAAAGACACAGTTCAATAACTTCAATATTGAGAGTAATCATGTAAAGGAGAACGGGATTGATGATAGTTACCAACATACAGGTGATAGCCATGATGATCTTGTACAAATGCTCGTAGAACTTAATTTCCAGAATGAATATCTGAAATCTCAGATTGTGGGATGGCAAAACATCGACACTTATTCCGATGAATCTGGTCAACAAATTAAAGCAGTTGTGCATGAAAATGGGGCAACTCATAATTCAGAAGACCTTAATGAGAAGATTGAATCTTTGAATAGGGAACTTTTGGAGGAAAAGCAAACACGAGGTGCTGCGGAGGAAGCACTAAAGCATCTTCAAAC from Lycium ferocissimum isolate CSIRO_LF1 chromosome 2, AGI_CSIRO_Lferr_CH_V1, whole genome shotgun sequence includes:
- the LOC132039692 gene encoding serine acetyltransferase 2-like; protein product: MACSCLSEDTWFTLPQMRSTTLQVQEDQENSENSRPNSAMGEYRLEKVFPVYAVGVSEPDPNLIISVANTASTVGDPIWDAVKLEAKLEAEKEPILSSFLYASILTHDCLERALSFVLSNRLQNATLLATQLMDIFCDVLMHNRCIQCSIRLDLQACKDRDPSCLSYSSALLYLKGYHSLQTHRVAHALWNQGRKVLALALQSRVSEVFGVDIHPAAKIGEGILLDHATGVVIGETAVIGNRVSLMQGVTLGGTGKEIGDRHPNIGQGALIGASATILGNIKIGEGAMVGAGSLVMKDVPPHSMVTGIPAKVIGYVDDQDPSLTMKHDASKEFFKQVSIRCKEARSNGAVA